In Terriglobus aquaticus, the genomic window TGTCGTGCTCGGTCTTGGCCTTGGTCGTGTCGCTATGGTGATCGCTGACCATGCTCTTCACGTATTCCTTATCGAAGGTGTCGCCCGACAGCACCTTCAGCTTCACGTAGGTCGCGTCCGACGAGATGCTCGGCGTGGTCGGCAGGGTCACGCCAGCCTTTGTGGCAACCGGCTTCTCGCCCGCGTACAGGGCCTTGTGGTCGGTGATCATCTTCTGCGCGAACTCGCGAATCTGCGGATTCTTTGTTGTCTTCAGCGCCAGTTCGGCGGCCTTGATTTCACCCAGGTTGTCGCCGGCGGAGTCCTTCAGAAACGTCTTGTCTTTGTCAGAGAATCCCTGGGCAAACACGCTGGTGGCAGCGGTGGCTGCAAGCGCGGTGGCGAGTGCTGCGGCGTAGAGCTTCATGGTGTCGTTCTCCTTCAACCTCGCCAAACTTGGATGCATTCCGCGCAAAAAACGCAGGCAGCGCATCGCAATTGTTGGCAGACGAAGAAGGGATACCCTCTGCCACAGCCAAGCTTGCTTTAGCCAAGCTCCGCTCGCGCCAGTTGCGCCAGGCCGTGCGCCACGCTGGTGAACACCTCGCCCTGCTCCATGCGTGCGCCAGGAAAGCCGGCCGTGAAGACCCGCCGAACCGCAGGCACAAGCGACGTTCCGCCTGTAAGGAACACGTGCCCCACATCGCCGGCCGTAGCACCTGCTTCCTGCAACAAGGCGTCCAGGCTGGCCTGGATGCGGCCGAGCTCCGGGGCGATCCACTCCTCGAACTCTCCGCGCGTGATCTGAACCCGCACATCCAGCCCTTCTTCGCGGAAGACGAATTCGGTGCTGTCGCTACGCGAAAGTTCGACCTTTGCGCGCTGCACCGCGCCGTGAAGACGGTAGCCCAGGTCGCGCTGCACCAGCGTTCGCAGCGCGGCGATCTTCTCGGGCTCGGCCGCACGCATCTCCGCTGTGCGCAGCAACTCCATGGTCTGCCGCGTCTGCAGAAACGAGAGCAGGTGCCAACGCTCCAAGCTCGTGTAGATCCATGCCGGTAACGCGGGGATGCGCTTGTCCGGCACACCGGGCAGAGCGCGTTCGACCGAGCCGAAGCCGAACGCCGGCGCTACGGCATAGCGCACGATGCGCGCGTCGAACGCGTCGCCCGCCAGTCCTACACCGGTGCTCCGCAGAACGGTGTGCCGCTCACCCGCTGCACCCATCCGCACCAGCGTGAAGTCCGTGGTACCACCACCGAAGTCACCCACCAGCAGCAGATCGCCGTTCCCTGCTCTCTGCGCGGCAGTATCCTCGGCGGCTGCGTTGCCAGCCAGCCGCGCGGCATAGCTGTGTGCCGCGCCCACCGGCTCCAGCGCAAACTGCACATCTGTCCACCCGGCCTGCAGGAACGCGGCACGCAGGCGCTCTTCAGCAAACGCGTTGTCATCTTCCGTGTCGGCATTCACAAACCAGACGGGCCGCCCTGCCACGGCGCGCGTCACCTCGATGCCGAACGCTTCACTCGCCCGCACTCGCAGGTCACCCAGCATCTTTGCCAGCAGATCTTCCATGCGATAGTGCCGACCGAAGATCTCGGTCCCGGTGAATGAGCGCGCGGCAAGATAGCTCTTCAACGACTGGATGAGACGGCCCTGCACGTCATCGTCAAACGGGTCGTGCTCCAGGTGCCTCGCAATGGCCTCAGGCCCGCTCCACACGCGCACCGGTTTGCCCGGCCTGGTGCTCTGCCGCTGCAGATAGAGCAACGAACGCGACGAAGCCGTCAGTCCACCCGGTGCCGCGAACTGCGCAAACCTGACCGACCCATCCGCCGCAGCCAACGCAACCGAGCTGTTCGTGGTTCCAAAATCGATGCCGACCGCAGGTGTGTTCGTGCCTTGCAAAACACCTCTAAGCCTATCGCGTTCAACGATCCCACCGCGTGCCAGAGTCACCCGCGCCACAGCCAACACGGGCCGTCCTCTACAATCATGGGCGTTCGCCGACCGAGGATCCGACCATGCCTTCACGCTTCCGCCTTGCCGCTCTCTGCCTTGCCCTGCTCAGCTTGAGCAGGAGCGCCGCTACCGCCCAGGCCCTGTCATCGCAGTGGGAAGAGCTGACCGCGCCCGACTTCGTCAAGGCCATTCACCAGGCACAGGGCGTGTGCGTTTTGCCCTTCGGCATCATCGAGAAGCACGGTCCGCAACTCCCCTTGGGCACCGACCTGCTCGACGTCAGGTTTGCCGTAAAGAACGCCACCGCGCAGGAGTATGCGGTCGTGTTTCCGCCGTACTACTTCGGCCAGATCTTCGAGGCGCAACAGCAGCCCGGAACCGTGGCCTACAGCCTCTCCACCCAACTGACCCTGCTGCAGGAGACCGTGAAGGAGATGGCGCGCAACGGCTGCAAAAAGGTTGCGATCGCGAACGGCCACGGCGGCAACCAGAGCCTGCTTCCCCTGTTCGCGCAGAGCCAATTGGCCACGGCACGCGATTACGTGGTGTACGTGATCGACCTGCCGCAACGCAATGCACCGGGGCGGCCGGCGCAGAAGACGACCATCGACATGCACGCCGGCGAGACCGAAACCTCGGAGATGCTGATTGCACGGCCCGACCTGGTGCACCTGGACCGCGCCACCAGCCAGTCTGGCGCGGATCAGCACCACCTGCACCTGCCATCGTCCGTGTACACCGGCATCTGGTGGTACGCCAGGTTCCCGGAGCACTATGCGGGTGACGGATCGGCCGCGACGAAGGAACTGGGCGCATTTGACCAGAAGAACTGGTCGCGCACGATCGCAGAAGGCCTGCGCGCGATCAAGGCTGACTCAGACAGCCTCCGCCTGCAGAACGAGTTCTACGAAAAGGCGCAGCACCCGCTCGATACGAAACAGTAGCGAATCGCCGCTCGGAAAACACAAGGGGCACACGCGTCGTGTGCCCCTTCTGCTGTTTCAGACTCCTCTCGCTACAGGGCTGCCTTGGCCCGCAGCACCCGCTCGCGTGCTTCCTCGGCGGTGGCACCGACCGCGCTCAGGTGCCCCATCTTGCGGCCCTTGCGTGGCTTCAACTTTTCGTACAGGGTCACGCGCACCGTAGGCACCTCCAGCGCGGCATCGAAGCGCGGCTCGCGCTCGGAGCCGTCCGCATCGAGCCACACGTCGCCCAGCAGATTCGCAATGGCCGTGGGCTGCACCAGCGACACGTCGCCCAGCGGCAGGTCGCACGCGGCACGCACTGCCTGCTCAAACTGGCTGGTCACGCAGGCGCGCTCGGAGCCGTGATAGCTGTTGTGCGGCCGCGGCGCCAACTCATTCACAAGCAGTTGCCCGTCGCGCGTCACGAACATCTCCACCGCCAACAAACCCTGCAATGCAAAGGCGTCCGCAATGCCGCGCGCAATCTCCTCTGCCTGCGCGCTCAACTCCGGCGAGACGGACGCGGGGATCACGCTCCAGCTCAGAATCTGGTTCTCGTGGAAGTTTTCCGCCGGTGGGTACACCCTCACTTCACCGCGTGGCGAACGCGCTACCATCACGCTGATTTCCTTCTGCAGGTCCAGCGCGCGTTCCACGATGCAGGGCGCGGCGCCCACGTCCTGCCACGCCTCGGCAATGGCAGCGGCATCGACAGCCGCTCCGCCGAACCCGAGCTTTGCCTGCCCACGGCCGTCGTAGCCGCCGTGCGCGGACTTCGCGAACACGGGCCCGTCCAGATCGCGCACCGCCGTGGCGAGTTCCTCCTGCGAGTGCGCCGCGCGAAACGGCCCTACCGGAAATCCGTGCCGAGCCAGCCACTGCTTCTGCTCCACGCGATCCTGAATGATCGCCAGCATGGCTCCGCCCG contains:
- a CDS encoding Hsp70 family protein; this translates as MQGTNTPAVGIDFGTTNSSVALAAADGSVRFAQFAAPGGLTASSRSLLYLQRQSTRPGKPVRVWSGPEAIARHLEHDPFDDDVQGRLIQSLKSYLAARSFTGTEIFGRHYRMEDLLAKMLGDLRVRASEAFGIEVTRAVAGRPVWFVNADTEDDNAFAEERLRAAFLQAGWTDVQFALEPVGAAHSYAARLAGNAAAEDTAAQRAGNGDLLLVGDFGGGTTDFTLVRMGAAGERHTVLRSTGVGLAGDAFDARIVRYAVAPAFGFGSVERALPGVPDKRIPALPAWIYTSLERWHLLSFLQTRQTMELLRTAEMRAAEPEKIAALRTLVQRDLGYRLHGAVQRAKVELSRSDSTEFVFREEGLDVRVQITRGEFEEWIAPELGRIQASLDALLQEAGATAGDVGHVFLTGGTSLVPAVRRVFTAGFPGARMEQGEVFTSVAHGLAQLARAELG
- the purK gene encoding 5-(carboxyamino)imidazole ribonucleotide synthase, with product MSDSQKRTFDPDDLQSKISGPALPGSTLGIFGGGQLGRMMGIAARSMGYKVHVLDPDPACPAGYIADTVIEAGWNDRWAAANLARECSAVTLEIEQVSISSLEEAARWAPVRPGGAMLAIIQDRVEQKQWLARHGFPVGPFRAAHSQEELATAVRDLDGPVFAKSAHGGYDGRGQAKLGFGGAAVDAAAIAEAWQDVGAAPCIVERALDLQKEISVMVARSPRGEVRVYPPAENFHENQILSWSVIPASVSPELSAQAEEIARGIADAFALQGLLAVEMFVTRDGQLLVNELAPRPHNSYHGSERACVTSQFEQAVRAACDLPLGDVSLVQPTAIANLLGDVWLDADGSEREPRFDAALEVPTVRVTLYEKLKPRKGRKMGHLSAVGATAEEARERVLRAKAAL
- a CDS encoding creatininase family protein, translating into MPSRFRLAALCLALLSLSRSAATAQALSSQWEELTAPDFVKAIHQAQGVCVLPFGIIEKHGPQLPLGTDLLDVRFAVKNATAQEYAVVFPPYYFGQIFEAQQQPGTVAYSLSTQLTLLQETVKEMARNGCKKVAIANGHGGNQSLLPLFAQSQLATARDYVVYVIDLPQRNAPGRPAQKTTIDMHAGETETSEMLIARPDLVHLDRATSQSGADQHHLHLPSSVYTGIWWYARFPEHYAGDGSAATKELGAFDQKNWSRTIAEGLRAIKADSDSLRLQNEFYEKAQHPLDTKQ
- a CDS encoding DUF4142 domain-containing protein, giving the protein MKLYAAALATALAATAATSVFAQGFSDKDKTFLKDSAGDNLGEIKAAELALKTTKNPQIREFAQKMITDHKALYAGEKPVATKAGVTLPTTPSISSDATYVKLKVLSGDTFDKEYVKSMVSDHHSDTTKAKTEHDTTQNAEMKQLSAHAGTVMESHTKMIDALAGKMGIQ